From one Verrucomicrobiota bacterium genomic stretch:
- the atpC gene encoding ATP synthase F1 subunit epsilon — MPLPLRIVTPESEIFSGEVDIAVLPGFKGEMGVLPQHAPLVTTLHPGELSYTIGDQTKELAVGEGLVEITFEGISVLTDLALGEDEIDEEIVEAAMKKAQEALDELSDPEEAALTEALIQKSMAQLDLKRKRRRV, encoded by the coding sequence ATGCCTCTTCCCCTGCGCATCGTGACTCCGGAGAGCGAAATCTTCTCTGGCGAAGTGGACATCGCCGTCCTGCCTGGATTCAAAGGGGAAATGGGCGTGCTTCCTCAGCACGCGCCCCTCGTCACGACCCTCCACCCGGGGGAACTCTCCTACACCATAGGCGACCAAACGAAGGAACTGGCCGTGGGAGAAGGACTGGTGGAAATCACCTTTGAAGGGATCTCCGTCCTGACGGACCTCGCCCTGGGCGAAGACGAAATCGACGAAGAAATCGTGGAAGCGGCCATGAAAAAGGCCCAGGAAGCGCTGGATGAATTGAGCGACCCCGAAGAGGCCGCTCTCACGGAAGCGCTCATCCAAAAATCCATGGCCCAGCTCGATCTCAAGCGAAAGCGTCGGCGGGTGTAA